The Mixophyes fleayi isolate aMixFle1 chromosome 1, aMixFle1.hap1, whole genome shotgun sequence genome includes a region encoding these proteins:
- the NGDN gene encoding neuroguidin, whose product MAAVQDIISRDLSAAKTLLSTLQEQVTAVTAHVQSLTQKVRNGIYPTEKGLSFLELKDQMLLLYMQDLTHIITEKACGRSLKETPGIMRLAEIRTVLEKMRPIDHKLKYQIDKLVRAAVTGSLGENDPLRFKPNPQNLMSKLEESDNEASDGDKNEVGAGKKPQNKARKYIPPRLAPVHYDDTEAEREHRILERAKKRALSSSVIRELKEQYTDAPEEIREGRAYHMMRHEKEDQHRTNYEESMMVRLNMTRKEKARKKRTLAMTSQLYSLTHFTDISALTGGDKRTEDMMPSAKKSKKGPKKGKKKKGFRKRH is encoded by the exons ATGGCCGCTGTACAG GATATCATTTCCAGAGACCTCTCTGCGGCAAAGACTCTGCTTAGCACATTACAGGAGCAG GTGACAGCAGTGACAGCACATGTACAAAGCCTAACGCAGAAAGTCCGCAATGGGATCTACCCAACAGAAAAG GGTCTTAGTTTCCTGGAGCTGAAGGATCAGATGCTTTTGCTGTATATGCAGGATCTCACCCATATCATCACGGAGAAGGCATGTGGGAGATCCCTGAAAGAGACTCCAGGCATCATGAGACTGGCGGAGATACGCACA GTATTGGAGAAAATGCGTCCAATTGATCATAAGCTGAAATACCAAATAGATAAGCTGGTGAGAGCTGCTGTGACCGGTAGCCTTGGCGAGAATGATCCTCTGCGCTTCAAACCCAACCCTCAGAACTTGATGAGTAAG TTGGAGGAGTCTGACAATGAGGCTTCGGATGGTGACAAAAATGAGGTTGGAGCAGGCAAGAAACCTCAGAATAAAGCCAGGAAATACATACCACCTCGACTTGCACCAGTGCACTATG ATGACACTGAGGCGGAGCGAGAACACAGAATTCTAGAGCGAGCCAAGAAGCGAGCTCTGAGCAGTTCTGTTATCCGGGAACTGAAGGAGCAGTACACAGATGCTCCAGAAGAAATCCGAGAGGGGCGAGCTTATCATATGATGCGGCATGAGAAAGAGGACCAGCATCG GACCAACTATGAAGAGTCCATGATGGTGCGGTTAAATATGACTCGAAAAGAAAAGGCTCGCAAAAAGAGGACACTTGCCATGACCTCACAGCTCTACTCACTGACACACTTTACAGATATCAGTGCCCTCACCGGAGGAGATAAGAGAACAGAG GACATGATGCCTTCTGCTAAGAAATCCAAAAAAGGACCAAAGAagggaaaaaagaagaaag GCTTCAGGAAGCGCCACTGA